The Nitrobacter hamburgensis X14 genome contains the following window.
TTCTCAATCTAAAGAAGACGTAGGAATGTGCTCCTGCGAAATTTCCGCGGCTGACCGAGTTCGCGGCAAACGGCGGCACGCGGTTATCACGCGGCCTTCTTCCGCTGCAGCGCTTCGCGGATCAGCGGCAAGCGGTCGTTGCCGAAATACATATCGGTCTTGTTAAGGAAGATCGTCGGCGACCCGAACACGCCGCGCGCGATCGCCTCGTCGGTATTCGCCTTGAGTTCGTTCTTGACGCCTTCATCGCCGATGCCGGTCAGAAGCTTTTCCGGATCGATCTCGAGCGATTTGCAAATATCGGCCAGCACCGGCTCACGCGAGATGTCCTTGTCATCGCGCCAATAGGCTTCGAACACCGACGTGGCGAACGGAACCATCGCACCGTTGCCAAGCCAGAGACAGCCGCGCATCGCCTTGACGCTGTTCACCGGAAACACCGTCGGTGGCATCTTGATCGCGAGCCCCGCCACTCGCGCCCAGTCCGCGAGATCTTTCTTCATATAGCGGTCTTTCGCCGCCACGGGTTTTTCCCGCGAAGCATAGACGCTCGGGTTGACGGTATTGAATATTCCGCCGACCAGAATCGGCCGCCACGAGATCTGTTCGCCAAATTCTTTCGCCAGCGGCTGGATATTGTGGAAAGCGAGATAGGTCCATGGACTGGAACAATCGAAGAAGAATTCGATCATAGGCCTGCTTCCTTTGTTTTCGTTTGGTCGGCTTGGCCCGGCCATCGGTGTCTTGTCAACCGTCGCTAGAGCTATCCCGGCTTTGATGGAATCAAAGCCGGGCTCCAGCTTTTTGTTTTGACGCGTTTTCTTGACGCGAACCGGTACCCACTTCGCTCGAAAACGCTATAGACAAACGTGGATGACAACAGAGGCTCGGTGTCATGATGTCGATCATAAAGCACTCCACATGCTGCTATCCCGCTACGGTACCGAACTCGTCGCGCTCCCATGCAGCACCGCGCGATAACCGGACCGCAACGCCCGCACAGTGGACGGCGGCGTGATCAACCGCACGTCCACGAGCGGCAGACTCGCTTCACGATAGCCGTCGAAGGTCCACAGCAGTGGCCGACCATCCGCAATTAGAAAACTGTCGCCGCCTGCCTGCACCATCGCGCCATCGGGTAATTCACTGAGCGGCATCGGCAGCGGATGCAGCCGCTTCACGCGGCCGTCCAGCCGTTCCGCATGAAGCACAGCGTCGATCTCCGGCGCGCGCAGACCGCCGGCGCAATTGCCGCGCTCCCACGCGGAACGAAACGCGTTGGCATCCGCGCGACGGCAATGAAAACACGGACGATGCCCTGCCGCGAACGCCGTCGCCTCGTCGAGAAAGAACAGCTCGGTCCAGCTCCGCGTCGCCATCACATCGCGGCGACGGCCGCGGAATTCGCAGATGCAGACGATCCAGGCTTGTGTGGTCCAGCGCCGCTTCAGCAGCGTCCGCGTCGCCGGATCGTGAATGATGCCGCGGTTGCCGGTGAAGGTGCCGCGCTGCGGTACCGCCACGATGTCGCCTGAAGGCGTGACGCGGTTTTGCAGGGGCATGAAAGCACTCTCCCCGTCCCGGACGCGGCGCAACGCAGTTGCGCTGTTCCGCAGAGTCGGGGCCGTTGCAAACGCTGCCGTTGATACGGCCCCGGTTCAGCAACGGATCACGCCGCGCCGTCGCGCAACGGCGGGGCGAAGGCAAGGTCGAGATCCCACGGGAAATAAATCCAGGTGTCCTGCGAGACCTCGGTGATGAACGTATCAACCAGCGGCTTGCCGAGCGGCTTGGCATAGACGGCGGCGAAATGCGCATCCGGAATCATGGCGCGCACCACTCGCGCGGTAGCGCCGGTATCGACAAGATCGTCGACGATCAGAAGACCCTTGCCGGTGCCGCCGCCGAGCTTCGCGGTCGCATCGGAAATGTCCTTCAGCACCTTCAATTCGCTTTTCTGGTTGTGGTCGTAGCTTACGATACAGACGGTATCAATGACGCGGACGCCGAGTTCGCGCGCCACGATCGCCGCAGGCACGAGGCCGCCGCGGGTGATCGCGACCACCGCATGGAACGGCCCGGTCTCGTTCAGCCGCCAGGTCAGCGCCCGGCAATCGCGGTGGAACTGGTCCCAGGACACCGGAAAGGCCTTGCCGGGAGTCGTGTTTGCGGTCACTTGGATTTTTCCTCGTCACGAGCCACGAGCGCTCTCTTGCAGAGTACGCGCCGGCAACCCAGCCTCATCATATCCGCATTCCGGACCGGCGCGCGAGCGACGCCGGCCGGACAAGCGAAGGTCGGTTTACTGCGCCGCCTTGAGCCCCACCAGCATCGCCCTCACCGCGTCCATCGCCGCCGTCAGCTTGGCCTGATCGCGCGAGCGCACCACAAGCCTTGTGTTCGACTTGCCATTCTCGTCAAGAAACGGATGGCTGCCGATGGTGGTGTCCGGATGCGCCTCGGCGATCGCACGCAGCGGCGTGCCGATGTCGCCCTCGCGGCAATCGCCGCGCACCGATTCCGACAGCATCCGCTCGCCCGCTCGCAGCGTCGGCGCGACGATATCCATCATCGCCTGCATGATCGATGGCACTCCAGCCATGACGATGACGTTGCCGATCCTGAAACCCGGCGCCAGAATGGTCGCGCTCTGGATCAGTTCGGCGCCATCGGGGATGCGCGTCATGCGCAACCGCGCCTCGTTCAATTCGCCCGGTTTCTTGTAGCGCTCCTTGAACCGCTCCACCACCTCGGGACGATGATCGATGCCGACGCCAAAGGCTTTTGCGACGCTGTCGGCGGTGATGTCATCATGCGTCGGGCCGATACCGCCGGTGGTGAAGACATAGGTGTACCGGGCGCGAAGCGCGTTCAGCGCCGCGACGATATCGGCTTCATCGTCGGCAACGATGCGAACCTCCTTGAGATCGATTCCGATATTCGTCAGATAGTCGGCGATGAAGCCGATATTCTTGTCCTTGGTCCGCCCGGACAGGATTTCGTCGCCGATCACCAGAACGCCCGCGGTGATGATGTCACCCATAACCTCTCCTTGCCGTCAGCAGGACCGTTGTCCTCGCCCGCGGGACCTGCCGCGTCGTTAACGTGCGCGCACCGAGCAAGAACAGAAATTTTTGGCACGGCCAGGCTGCCGAATTCGGCAGCAACAGTAGCCATTCAGGAATAAGCCAGCTCCTGAGACGGCGGTGAGCATTCGCGATCCTGACATGACGCGCAGCCGCTCCAGCGTCAAGCCAGCGAAGGCGCGCCTCGGCGGCGAAAGCAGGTCGCCATGAGTGACCGGCGCCGCATCTCGTCGCGGTCGTTGGCATCGCCCGGTTACGACGGCAATGCTCAATGCAGCCGGAACACGCCGTCCACCGCACGCAGTTCCGCGGGCTTGATCAATCTCGAATGCGCGACCGTCACCGAGACCAGCGGTCCGTCGAGCCGCTTCTCCCAAAAGGCGAGGAAGTCACACAGCACCGGGAATTTCGGAAACATATCGTAGTTCTGCCAGACGTAGCTTTGCAGCAGCCATTGCCGATCCGGACGGCGATACAGGATTTCCGCCGTCGTCAGGCCGTAGCCCAGCACCTGCTTGCGAAAGTCGCCCGAAACGCCGCCGGACTGCATGTCATGCTTCGAAACCATGTCAAACCTCCTTAAGGGAGGCAGCGCTATCGGCAAAAGGTGGCGACCGATTTTGCGGTAACGCTCCAATCCCTCGATGAACCCGCATTCGGAACCAGCGCCCTGACGGCCACCATCCCACAACGGGTCATGGAGAAAATGTGACGCGCGACGCGCCGATCGCAAGCCTAAAGTTCGACAAAATGTTGATAAATTCAACACTGGCAGCGACTTACCGCGTCTGCTAACACTGTATCGTCAGGCGTTGAGATTGACGATGAG
Protein-coding sequences here:
- a CDS encoding 2-hydroxychromene-2-carboxylate isomerase, which translates into the protein MIEFFFDCSSPWTYLAFHNIQPLAKEFGEQISWRPILVGGIFNTVNPSVYASREKPVAAKDRYMKKDLADWARVAGLAIKMPPTVFPVNSVKAMRGCLWLGNGAMVPFATSVFEAYWRDDKDISREPVLADICKSLEIDPEKLLTGIGDEGVKNELKANTDEAIARGVFGSPTIFLNKTDMYFGNDRLPLIREALQRKKAA
- the gpt gene encoding xanthine phosphoribosyltransferase translates to MTANTTPGKAFPVSWDQFHRDCRALTWRLNETGPFHAVVAITRGGLVPAAIVARELGVRVIDTVCIVSYDHNQKSELKVLKDISDATAKLGGGTGKGLLIVDDLVDTGATARVVRAMIPDAHFAAVYAKPLGKPLVDTFITEVSQDTWIYFPWDLDLAFAPPLRDGAA
- a CDS encoding competence/damage-inducible protein A, encoding MGDIITAGVLVIGDEILSGRTKDKNIGFIADYLTNIGIDLKEVRIVADDEADIVAALNALRARYTYVFTTGGIGPTHDDITADSVAKAFGVGIDHRPEVVERFKERYKKPGELNEARLRMTRIPDGAELIQSATILAPGFRIGNVIVMAGVPSIMQAMMDIVAPTLRAGERMLSESVRGDCREGDIGTPLRAIAEAHPDTTIGSHPFLDENGKSNTRLVVRSRDQAKLTAAMDAVRAMLVGLKAAQ
- a CDS encoding usg protein, yielding MVSKHDMQSGGVSGDFRKQVLGYGLTTAEILYRRPDRQWLLQSYVWQNYDMFPKFPVLCDFLAFWEKRLDGPLVSVTVAHSRLIKPAELRAVDGVFRLH